The Bacillus sp. Y1 genome includes the window TGTTGAACTTCCTTATTGTAGAATAGGGGCAGTTTAGTTTAATAACGGATCTGAATATGGTGATTTAACATTAGGGGAACTTAGATGAGAAAAAAATTAAAAAAGACCCAAAAAAGGTCAATTTGATACTGATACATTTGATTTAATAAAAAAATTAATCTTTAAGCTGTCGAAGAACATCATTTACATCAACATGTGATCTTTTCTCAATGATTTTACCATCTTCAATTCGTAACTTCATCATAAGAGAGAATCTAACGGTTTTTCCAGTAGCAGGAACACCCAACAACGGGATACCTGTATGAGTTCCTTCAAAGATGAGATATGCTGCTACTTGATCACCTTCAGCTATTATGGATTGAATAGGCATTTTAAAGCCAGGGAATGCATCAAAGTTTTTTTTCTCTGATTCTACAAGTCCTTCTAAACCAGGAAAAGGTGTATCCAGTTGTGGAAAGAATACAAAGTTCTCATGGCAATAATCTTTAAGTGCCTCATAATTTTCTTGTTCGATGGTTTCATAAAAGCGACGGA containing:
- a CDS encoding ester cyclase, which encodes MSVEANKELVRRFYETIEQENYEALKDYCHENFVFFPQLDTPFPGLEGLVESEKKNFDAFPGFKMPIQSIIAEGDQVAAYLIFEGTHTGIPLLGVPATGKTVRFSLMMKLRIEDGKIIEKRSHVDVNDVLRQLKD